A section of the Humulus lupulus chromosome 2, drHumLupu1.1, whole genome shotgun sequence genome encodes:
- the LOC133817029 gene encoding omega-hydroxypalmitate O-feruloyl transferase-like — METNNGNVFELRVKREEPTLVVPAEETEKGLYFLSNLDQNIAVIVRTIYCFKPDTEKEKDKAGEVIRSALERVLVHYYPLAGRLEISSEGKLIINCSGEGAVFVEAEADCMMEEIGDVTKSDPHTLGKLVYDIPGATNILQMPPLVAQVTKFKCGGFALGLCVNHCMVDGIAAMEFVNSWGETARGLPLTVPPFLDRTILKSRIPPKIENLHREFSEIKDISCNTDLSEEKMLYRSFCFDSEMLEKLKNKAKENGSSALEKCTTFEALSALVWRARTKALRLLPEQETKLLFAVDGRRKFSPPLPKGYFGNGIVLTNSICQAGELLEKPLSFAVGLVQDAIKMVTDGYMRSAIDYFEVTRARPSLASTLLITTWSRLSFHSTDFGWGEPVLSGPVALPEKEVILFLPHGKERKSINVLLGLPAPAMKTFQELMLF; from the exons ATGGAGACTAACAATGGCAATGTGTTTGAGCTGAGAGTGAAGAGAGAGGAGCCAACTCTGGTTGTCCCTGCTGAGGAAACCGAAAAGGGTCTCTACTTCTTGTCGAATCTTGATCAGAACATCGCGGTGATTGTTCGAACAATCTACTGCTTTAAGCCAGATACTGAGAAGGAAAAGGACAAGGCAGGAGAAGTGATAAGGAGTGCCTTGGAGAGAGTTTTGGTTCACTATTACCCTCTTGCAGGGAGGCTTGAAATCAGCTCAGAAGGGAAACTTATCATAAATTGTAGTGGAGAAGGAGCTGTTTTTGTTGAGGCTGAAGCAGATTGTATGATGGAGGAGATTGGAGATGTCACAAAGTCTGATCCACACACTCTTGGGAAGCTGGTCTATGATATTCCTGGTGCAACAAACATACTACAAATGCCTCCTTTGGTGGCTCAG GTGACAAAATTCAAGTGTGGAGGCTTTGCTTTAGGCCTTTGTGTAAACCATTGTATGGTTGATGGAATTGCAGCAATGGAATTTGTGAACTCATGGGGTGAAACTGCTAGGGGGCTGCCCTTAACAGTCCCTCCATTCCTAGACAGGACTATTCTTAAATCCAGAATCCCACCAAAGATTGAAAATCTTCACAGAGAATTCTCTGAGATTAAGGACATTTCTTGCAACACTGACCTTTCTGAAGAGAAAATGCTCTACAGGTCCTTTTGTTTTGATTCTGAAATGCTTGAAAAGCTAAAGAAcaaagctaaggaaaatggatcaTCAGCACTTGAAAAGTGTACTACATTTGAGGCACTCTCAGCATTAGTATGGAGAGCTCGAACCAAGGCACTGAGACTGTTGCCAGAACAAGAGACAAAGCTTCTGTTTGCTGTTGATGGAAGGAGAAAGTTCAGTCCACCACTTCCAAAAGGGTACTTTGGCAATGGAATTGTGCTAACAAATTCCATATGTCAAGCTGGTGAACTCTTGGAGAAGCCATTGTCATTCGCGGTTGGACTGGTTCAGGATGCCATTAAGATGGTAACTGATGGTTATATGAGATCAGCCATAGATTATTTCGAAGTAACAAGAGCAAGGCCTTCATTGGCATCAACACTCTTGATCACTACCTGGTCTAGGCTGTCATTTCACTCCACAGATTTCGGTTGGGGAGAGCCTGTTTTATCTGGGCCAGTGGCACTACCAGAGAAAGAGGTGATCTTATTCCTTCCACATGGGAAAGAGAGGAAAAGCATTAATGTTCTTTTAGGCCTACCAGCTCCTGCCATGAAGACATTCCAAGAACTCATGCTTTTCTAG